In the genome of Gadus morhua chromosome 14, gadMor3.0, whole genome shotgun sequence, one region contains:
- the LOC115558371 gene encoding E3 ubiquitin-protein ligase AMFR, which yields MPLLFLERFPWPSLQTYTALSLALLAGSIFSAYNTVTDQGFGGLETDEPHSPAASELESEDTDNDMEGSKLASTVLWYLVMDSFFVWVLVNTFCCSLMLIAKMIQFVVFGPLRVSEKQHLKDKFWNFVFYKFIFIFGVLNVQTVEEVVMWCLWFSALVFLHLMVQLCKDRFEYLSFSPTTPMNSHVQVLSLLVSLLLGCCGLAVVCGLLGATHGMHTLSFMAAECLLVTVRTGHVIMRYSIHLWDLNHPGTWESKGTYVYYTDFIMELAMLFLDLMHHIHMLLFGNIWLSMASLVIFMQLRYLFHEVQRRIRRHKNYLRVIDNMEARFAVATEEELAVNNDDCAICWDAMVTARKLPCGHLFHNSCLRSWLEQDTSCPTCRMSLNIYGDGPPAGTPQQPPAAALGANMGPGAPPPEARPHVNQHNHFFHFDGSRIASWLPSFSVEVMHTTNILGIAQANNSQLNAMAHQIQEMFPQVPFHLVLQDLQLSRSVELTTDNILEGRIVVPFPTQAAERAPSQANTSSEDQPGPSGASEPAAPEPDNMEVRGSRFSKSADERQLMLKQRKEELLQQARRRFQKKGPEVQDEELPRLEDLVASVVSDPLALRRRTMAAAAAERRMQTHQDPAP from the exons ATGCCGCTGCTTTTCTTAGAGAGGTTTCCGTGGCCAAGCCTCCAGACGTACACGGCGTTGAGTCTGGCTCTGCTGGCTGGCAGCATCTTCAGCGCCTACAACACAGTCACTGATCAAGGTTTTGGGGGCTTGGAGACAGACGAACCCCATAGCCCCGCCGCGTCTGAGTTGGAGAGTGAAGACACCGACAATGATATGGAAGGCTCCAAACTGGCAAGCACTGTGCTGTGGTATCTAGTCATGGACAGCTTCTTTGTATGG GTGTTGGTGAACACATTTTGCTGCTCACTGATGCTAATTGCAAAGATGATCCAATTTGTGGTGTTTGGGCCCTTGAGGGTCAGCGAGAAGCAG CACCTGAAGGATAAGTTCTGGAACTTCGTCTTCTACAAGTTCATCTTCATCTTCGGAGTGCTCAATGTGCAGACGGTTGAGGAGGTGGTCATGTGGTGCCTCTGGTTCTCTGCTCTGGTCTTCCTCCATCTCATGGTCCAGCTCTGCAAAGACCGCTTTGAATAC CTGTCCTTCTCCCCTACCACGCCCATGAACAGCCACGTGCAGGTGCTGTCCCTGCTGGTGTCCCTGCTGCTCGGCTGCTGTGGCTTGGCCGTGGTCTGTGGCCTTCTGGGGGCCACACACGGCATGCACACTCTCTCCTTCATGGCtgcagag TGTCTTCTGGTGACCGTGCGCACCGGTCATGTCATCATGAG ATACTCCATCCACCTGTGGGACCTCAACCACCCTGGGACCTGGGAGAGCAAGGGGACGTACGTGTACTACACAGACTTCATCATGGAACTGGCCATGCTCTTCCTGGACCTAATGCATCACATCCACATGCTG CTGTTTGGGAACATCTGGCTCTCCATGGCCAGTCTGGTCATCTTCATGCAGCTGCGCTACCTCTTCCACGAGGTGCAGCGCCGCATCCGCCGCCACAAGAACTACCTGCGCGTCATCGACAACATGGAGGCCAG GTTTGCAGTGGCTACTGAGGAGGAGCTGGCGGTCAACAACGACGACTGCGCCATCTGCTGGGACGCCATGGTGACGGCACGCAAGCTGCCCTGCGGACATCTGTTTCACAA CTCCTGCCTGCGCTCCTGGCTGGAGCAGGACACCTCGTGCCCCACCTGCCGCATGTCTCTGAACATCTACGGAGACGGGCCCCCGGCAGGCACCCCGCAGCAGCCCCCAGCGGCCGCCCTGGGGGCCAACATGGGCCCGGGGGCCCCGCCGCCCGAGGCCAGACCGCACGTCAACCAGCACAACCACTTCTTCCACTTTGACG GCTCCCGCATCGCCAGCTGGCTGCCAAGCTTCTCTGTTGAAGTGATGCACACCACCAACATCTTGGGCATCGCCCAGGCCAACAACTCCCAGCTCAACGCCATG GCCCACCAGATCCAGGAGATGTTTCCCCAGGTGCCGTTCCACCTGGTGCTGCAGGACCTGCAGCTGAGCCGCTCCGTGGAGCTGACCACTGACAACATACTGGAGGGCCGCATCGTCGTGCCTTTCCCCACACAG GCTGCAGAGCGGGCCCCTTCCCAGGCAAACACGAGCTCAGAGGACCAGCCGGGGCCCAGCGGGGCGTCTGAGCCAGCGGCCCCTGAGCCAGACAACATGGAGGTCCGCGGCAGCCGCTTCTCCAAGTCTGCAGACGAGAGGCAGTTGATGCTGaagcagaggaaggaggagtTGTTGCAGCAAGCACGCAG gaGGTTTCAAAAGAAGGGTCCCGAGGTGCAGGACGAGGAGCTCCCCCGTCTGGAGGACCTCGTCGCCAGCGTGGTGTCCGACCCGCTCGCCTTGCGTCGCAGGaccatggcggcggcggcggccgagaGACGCATGcagacccaccaggaccccgcgccgtga
- the LOC115558373 gene encoding leukotriene B4 receptor 1-like, with the protein MFLLHSLIAGRSQPVSLITISMMNLSSATEPTTKNLMDPLSSVGQTISATFLGLAFLLGAPGNLLVIWIIWRHVKPRTHTILLILHLAAADLLVLITLPLWIYSLVYSWVFGEVFCQTVVYVIHVCMYSSIFLITLMSIERLVAVRYPLVINFSSIQNVLDVSLIAAWVLALLLGVPAILTQEVSEGVGGAQCLFRNFSSVAQERTIISLETIAGFVVPFTIMSICYCLVASQLRESRFQDKRKVMLLIASLVLAFTLCWLPHHINNIIQLVCIQSMDSSCGSDSLTLIAGALVFVSSSVNPVLYAFAARRSKVRIRGLKIIRFFQEVATHTKAFRGTSAKEADSECESTDRKQPLSHTFNLRDV; encoded by the coding sequence ATGTTCTTACTGCACTCTTTGATTGCAGGAAGAAGTCAACCAGTCTCCTTGATAACTATCAGTATGATGAACCTTTCATCGGCCACAGAGCCCACCACCAAAAACTTAATGGATCCCCTGTCTTCTGTGGGCCAGACGATCTCAGCCACCTTCCTGGGCCTGGCCTTCCTGCTGGGTGCCCCGGGAAACCTGCTGGTCATATGGATCATCTGGAGGCATGTTAAGCCCCGCACCCACACCATCCTGCTCATCCTCCACCTGGCTGCCGCCGATCTGCTGGTCCTCATCACCCTGCCCCTGTGGATCTACTCCCTGGTCTACTCCTGGGTATTCGGAGAGGTCTTCTGCCAGACGGTTGTGTATGTGATCCACGTGTGCATGTACAGCAGTATCTTCCTCATCACACTCATGAGCATTGAGCGCTTGGTGGCAGTCCGCTACCCATTAGTCATTAATTTCTCCAGTATCCAGAATGTTCTGGACGTCAGCCTTATCGCCGCCTGGGTCCTGGCGCTGCTCCTGGGGGTACCTGCTATCCTGACCCAGGAGGTGTCGGAGGGGGTAGGGGGCGCGCAGTGCCTCTTCAGGAATTTCAGCTCTGTGGCTCAAGAGAGAACAATTATTTCTCTTGAGACCATTGCAGGATTTGTGGTGCCCTTCACCATCATGTCTATCTGCTACTGTCTGGTCGCCAGCCAGCTCAGAGAAAGTAGATTCCAGGACAAAAGGAAGGTGATGCTGCTGATAGCCAGCTTGGTGTTAGCATTCACCTTGTGCTGGCTGCCTCACCACATCAACAACATCATTCAGCTGGTGTGTATCCAGAGTATGGACAGCTCATGTGGCTCTGACAGTTTAACCCTTATCGCCGGTGCTCTGGTGTTCGTGAGCAGTTCGGTGAACCCTGTGTTGTATGCCTTCGCTGCCCGGAGATCCAAAGTACGCATCAGAGGGCTTAAAATCATCAGATTCTTTCAGGAAGTggccacacacaccaaagcTTTTCGGGGAACTAGTGCTAAAGAAGCAGACAGTGAATGTGAATCCACAGACAGAAAGCAACCGTTGTCTCACACATTCAATTTAAGAGACGTGTGA
- the gnpnat1 gene encoding glucosamine 6-phosphate N-acetyltransferase encodes MLLDESPLFEPSLLNELDWNASTVSFSPPISPSSPGQDLVLRPLRLKDFNRGFYKVLSQLTLAGDVTAEQFIKNFEHMKKTGDYYIVVVEDTSIGQIVATASLIIEHKFIHCCAKRGRVEEVVVSDVCRGKQLGKLLVSTLTLLSKKLDCYKITLECSPKNIAFYQKFGYSASEDSYMQHRFFD; translated from the exons ATGCTTCTGGACGAGTCTCCACTTTTTGAGCCCTCTCTTCTTAATGAGTTGGACTGGAACGCCAGCACTGTGTCCTTCTcgccccccatctccccctcgaGCCCTGGGCAGGACCTGGTGCTCAGACCCCTGCGTCTGAAAGACTTCAACCGAG gaTTCTACAAGGTCCTCTCCCAACTCACCTTGGCAGGTGATGTCACCGCAGAGCAGTTCATTA AAAATTTTGAGCATATGAAGAAGACTGGAGACTATTACATTGTTGTGGTGGAAGACACCAGCATTGGGCAGATCGTCGCAACGGCGTCCTTGATAATCGAACACAAATTCATCCACTGCTGTGCTAAG AGAGGACGAGTGGAGGAAGTGGTAGTCAGTGACGTGTGCAGGGGAAAGCAGCTGGGGAAATT GCTCGTTTCCACTCTGACTCTCCTCAGCAAGAAGCTGGACTGCTACAAAATCACGTTGGAATGCAGCCCCAAAAATATCGCTTTCTACCAGAAGTTTGGCTACTCTGCGTCAGAGGACTCCTACATGCAGCATCGCTTCTTTGATTGA